One part of the Denticeps clupeoides chromosome 8, fDenClu1.1, whole genome shotgun sequence genome encodes these proteins:
- the cyp1b1 gene encoding cytochrome P450 1B1, with protein sequence MLALEDLAGVSVRSSLLLSLSVLLLLLHLWLQAQRRPPGPFPWPVVGNAPQMGAAPHRYFSRLARRYGDVFQIRLGSRAVVVLNGDAIRRALVQKGADFAGRPDFTSFRVVSDGRSMAFGDYGPRWKLHRRVAHAAVRALSAGDARARASFERHVLSEVTLLLRRFLRRTAEETFFQPHADCLVSTANIMSALCFGSRYSHDDREFRQVVGRNADFTRTVGAGSIVDVMPWLQYFPNPIQTLYRQFTELNREFSGFVRGKVAEHRRSAAAGVTRDMTDALIFALDKGLGGAAGAFLGGEYVSPTISDIFGASQDTLSTALHWIVLILVRYPEVQTQLRVEVDKVVARSRLPTIEDQARLPYVMAFIYEVMRFTSFVPITIPHSTTSDTSIDGYHIPKNTVVFINQWSNNHNPAKWDRPEVFNPLRFMSQDDVLDKDLASNVLIFSVGKRRCIGEDLSKIQLFLFTSLLVHQCTFTADPSQPLRLDYEYGLTLKPNPYRIAVTLRDSMDLLKEAVEPQPRGDGAQS encoded by the exons ATGCTCGCCCTGGAGGACCTCGCCGGCGTCTCCGTCAGAAGCTCCCTGCTGCTGTCCCTCtccgtcctgctgctgctgctgcacctctGGCTGCAGGCGCAGCGCCGGCCGCCGGGTCCCTTCCCCTGGCCCGTGGTGGGCAACGCGCCGCAGATGGGCGCCGCGCCGCACCGCTACTTCTCCCGCCTGGCGCGCCGCTACGGCGACGTGTTCCAGATCCGCCTGGGCAGCCGCGCCGTCGTGGTGCTCAACGGCGACGCCATCCGACGCGCGCTGGTGCAGAAGGGCGCCGACTTCGCCGGGCGGCCCGACTTCACCTCCTTCCGCGTCGTCTCGGACGGCCGCAGCATGGCCTTCGGCGACTACGGGCCGCGCTGGAAGCTGCACCGCCGCGTGGCGCACGCCGCCGTGCGCGCGCTCTCCGCCGGCGACGCGCGCGCCCGCGCGTCCTTCGAGCGCCACGTGCTGAGCGAGGTGACGCTGCTGCTGCGCCGCTTCCTGCGCAGGACGGCGGAGGAGACGTTCTTCCAGCCGCACGCCGACTGCCTGGTGTCCACCGCCAACATCATGAGCGCCCTGTGCTTCGGAAGCCGCTACTCGCACGACGACCGCGAGTTCCGCCAGGTGGTCGGGCGCAACGCCGACTTCACCCGGACGGTGGGCGCGGGCAGCATCGTGGACGTGATGCCGTGGCTGCAGTACTTCCCCAACCCCATCCAGACGCTGTACCGCCAGTTCACGGAGCTCAACCGCGAGTTCAGCGGCTTCGTGCGGGGGAAGGTGGCCGAGCACCGGCGCAGCGCCGCCGCCGGCGTGACGCGCGACATGACGGACGCGCTGATCTTCGCGCTGGACAAGGGCCTGGGCGGCGCGGCGGGGGCCTTCCTGGGCGGGGAGTACGTGTCGCCCACCATCAGCGACATCTTCGGGGCCAGCCAGGACACCCTGTCCACCGCGCTGCACTGGATCGTCCTGATCCTGGTCAG GTACCCCGAGGTCCAGACGCAGCTGCGCGTGGAGGTGGACAAGGTTGTGGCCCGGAGTCGCTTGCCCACCATCGAGGACCAGGCCCGGCTGCCGTACGTCATGGCCTTCATCTACGAGGTCATGCGCTTCACCAGCTTCGTTCCCATCACCATCCCCCACAGCACCACCAGCGACACTTCCATTGACGGCTACCACATCCCCAAAAACACGGTGGTCTTCATCAACCAGTGGTCCAACAACCACAACCCGGCCAAATGGGACCGACCCGAGGTCTTCAACCCGCTGCGCTTCATGAGCCAGGATGACGTCCTGGACAAGGACCTGGCCAGCAACGTCCTGATCTTCTCGGTGGGCAAGCGGCGATGCATTGGGGAGGATCTCTCCAAGATCCAGCTCTTCCTGTTCACCTCACTGCTGGTGCACCAGTGCACGTTCACGGCCGACCCGTCCCAGCCGCTCAGGCTGGACTACGAGTACGGGCTGACGCTGAAGCCCAACCCGTACCGCATCGCCGTCACGCTGCGCGACAGCATGGACCTTCTGAAGGAGGCGGTGGAGCCGCAGCCTCGTGGAGATGGAGCTCAGAGCTGA